One Microbacterium sp. W4I20 DNA window includes the following coding sequences:
- a CDS encoding YaeQ family protein, whose product MATGSTMHTFDVQLADTDRGVYEDYALRVARHPSETDAYMLTRVLAHGLEYAEGITFGDGISSTEEPAVLVRDMTGTILAWIEIGAPDAERLHYGSRLAERTVVYTHRDPAKVMAPWAGKKIHRSDAIRVYSFDPGFIESAVPLIARRNMLTLTVTEQVLYVDLNGTSLTTAIHEHELG is encoded by the coding sequence ATGGCTACCGGCTCCACGATGCACACGTTCGACGTCCAGTTGGCCGACACCGACAGGGGCGTCTACGAGGACTACGCGCTGCGGGTCGCCCGGCATCCGTCCGAGACCGACGCCTACATGCTCACCCGGGTCCTCGCGCACGGGCTCGAGTACGCGGAGGGGATCACCTTCGGGGACGGCATCTCGTCGACCGAGGAACCGGCCGTGCTGGTGCGCGACATGACCGGCACAATCCTGGCCTGGATCGAGATCGGCGCACCCGACGCGGAGCGCCTGCACTACGGCAGCCGGCTCGCCGAGCGCACCGTCGTCTACACGCACCGCGACCCCGCCAAGGTCATGGCACCGTGGGCCGGGAAGAAGATTCACCGGTCCGACGCCATCCGGGTGTACAGCTTCGACCCCGGTTTCATCGAGTCCGCCGTGCCGCTGATCGCGCGCCGCAACATGCTGACGCTCACGGTGACCGAGCAGGTGCTCTACGTCGACCTGAACGGCACGTCGCTGACGACCGCGATCCACGAGCACGAACTGGGCTGA
- a CDS encoding DEAD/DEAH box helicase, with protein sequence MPKNKKPRGGRPAANFEPRYGAKKTSFHDRHTTGRDAARPERGGRADAGERRSAPAAGGYDRRPGSRSVGHRGYRPAEAETGAPKQRWNAQERAGRDEARGIRNRAESGRREAPHHRSDERTERPRFNDRASTGARRFDDRPARDGGRDERPRFDRDDRSRRDDRGGQRPTGPGTYRDERGGQRDERPRRDDRGAGTQRQGFRDNDHRDGGSPVRDDRRGQRPTGSGSYRDDRGSDRGGQRFDRDERPRRDDRGSAPSRGAERPERSYDADRARRAFDRDRTQRSFEGGRDERSRPSTGGAYRTDRVRPLTSDTRGRPSRNERPSRNDWNAKPASAPTKKFEQGEDVVHDRLEAKSVAAVEVDGVTFGDLGLGSNIVDTLAELGAASPFAIQAASIPAVLEGRDVLARGRTGSGKTIAFGAPLVERVLQSQAGKRREFGRKPRAIILAPTRELALQIDRTIQPIARSVGLFTTQIYGGVPQGRQVGALKKGVDIVIGTPGRIEDLINQGKLDLSDCRIAVLDEADHMCELGFVEPVQRILRHTADGSQKLLFSATLDREVAALVDEFLIDPAVFEVAGEDQGSSQIEHRVLVIEHRDKADILTSLVDRAGKTLVFARTRAYADMLAEQFDDAGIPAVSLHGDLNQAKRTRNLERLTSGRVNVLVATDVAARGIHVDDIDLVVQADAPDEYKTYLHRSGRTGRAGRSGRVVTLITRQRQRRMTELLERAEIDAPFENARLDDDIIEEITGRVPTAADLTS encoded by the coding sequence TTGCCCAAGAACAAGAAGCCCCGCGGCGGACGACCCGCTGCCAACTTCGAGCCGCGCTACGGCGCCAAGAAGACCTCGTTCCACGACCGCCACACCACCGGTCGCGACGCCGCCCGTCCCGAGCGCGGTGGACGAGCGGATGCCGGCGAGCGTCGCAGTGCGCCCGCCGCAGGCGGATACGACCGTCGCCCCGGTAGCCGCAGCGTCGGTCACCGCGGATACCGTCCGGCCGAGGCCGAGACCGGTGCCCCCAAGCAGCGCTGGAACGCGCAGGAGCGTGCGGGTCGCGACGAGGCCCGCGGCATCCGCAACCGCGCCGAGTCCGGCCGCCGCGAGGCACCGCACCACCGCAGCGACGAGCGCACCGAGCGTCCTCGCTTCAACGACCGCGCCTCGACCGGTGCGCGTCGTTTCGACGACCGCCCGGCCCGTGACGGCGGACGCGACGAGCGTCCTCGTTTCGACCGTGACGACCGTTCGCGCCGTGACGACCGTGGCGGCCAGCGTCCGACCGGTCCCGGCACCTACCGCGACGAGCGCGGCGGCCAGCGCGACGAGCGTCCGCGCCGCGACGACCGCGGAGCGGGAACGCAGCGCCAGGGCTTCCGCGACAACGACCACCGTGACGGCGGCAGTCCGGTCCGCGATGACCGTCGCGGCCAGCGTCCGACCGGTTCGGGGAGCTACCGCGATGACCGGGGCAGCGACCGCGGCGGCCAGCGTTTCGATCGTGACGAGCGTCCGCGCCGTGACGACCGCGGCTCCGCGCCGAGCCGTGGCGCGGAGCGCCCGGAGCGCTCGTACGACGCCGACCGTGCCCGTCGTGCTTTCGACCGCGACCGCACGCAGCGGTCGTTCGAGGGCGGCCGCGACGAGCGTTCGCGTCCGTCGACCGGTGGCGCGTACCGCACCGACCGTGTGCGCCCGCTGACCTCCGACACCCGTGGGCGCCCGTCGCGCAACGAGCGTCCGAGCCGCAACGACTGGAACGCGAAGCCCGCCTCCGCACCGACCAAGAAGTTCGAGCAGGGCGAAGATGTCGTGCACGATCGCCTCGAGGCGAAGTCGGTCGCGGCCGTCGAGGTCGATGGCGTGACGTTCGGCGACCTCGGTCTCGGATCGAACATCGTCGACACACTCGCCGAGCTGGGAGCGGCCTCGCCGTTCGCGATCCAGGCGGCCAGCATCCCGGCCGTCCTCGAAGGACGTGACGTTCTCGCCCGTGGCCGCACCGGCTCCGGCAAGACCATCGCCTTCGGGGCGCCGCTCGTCGAGCGCGTGCTGCAGTCGCAGGCCGGCAAGCGCCGCGAGTTCGGCCGGAAGCCGCGCGCGATCATCCTCGCTCCGACGCGCGAGCTCGCGCTGCAGATCGACCGCACGATCCAGCCGATCGCCCGCAGCGTCGGCCTGTTCACCACGCAGATCTACGGCGGCGTGCCGCAGGGTCGCCAGGTCGGTGCGCTCAAGAAGGGCGTCGACATCGTGATCGGCACCCCCGGTCGCATCGAGGACCTGATCAACCAGGGCAAGCTCGACCTCTCCGACTGCCGCATCGCGGTGCTCGACGAGGCCGACCACATGTGCGAGCTCGGATTCGTCGAGCCCGTGCAGCGCATCCTCCGTCACACGGCCGACGGCAGCCAGAAGCTGCTGTTCTCGGCGACGCTCGACCGCGAGGTCGCCGCACTCGTCGACGAGTTCCTGATCGACCCGGCCGTCTTCGAGGTCGCCGGTGAAGACCAGGGCTCGAGCCAGATCGAGCACCGCGTGCTCGTGATCGAGCACCGCGACAAGGCCGACATCCTCACGTCGCTCGTCGACCGCGCTGGCAAGACGCTCGTGTTCGCCCGCACCCGTGCTTACGCCGACATGCTCGCCGAGCAATTCGACGATGCCGGCATCCCGGCCGTCTCGCTGCACGGCGACCTGAACCAGGCCAAGCGCACGCGCAACCTGGAACGCCTCACCTCGGGCCGGGTCAACGTGCTGGTGGCGACGGATGTCGCCGCCCGCGGCATCCACGTCGACGACATCGACCTGGTCGTCCAGGCCGATGCGCCCGACGAGTACAAGACGTACCTGCACCGGTCGGGTCGAACCGGCCGCGCGGGTCGCTCCGGTCGCGTCGTCACGCTGATCACGCGTCAGCGTCAGCGTCGCATGACCGAGCTGCTCGAGCGCGCCGAGATCGACGCGCCGTTCGAGAACGCCCGTCTCGACGACGACATCATCGAGGAGATCACCGGTCGCGTGCCGACCGCGGCCGATCTCACCAGCTGA
- a CDS encoding aldose 1-epimerase family protein, producing MNSALPTGTQVHLQSGAVTAQIAQVGASLRSLRIGGVDLVTAYPLDIPTPSCSGVVLTPWPNRVRDGVWDDDGTPRQLAITEPKFHNASHGLLRFVAYDIDQTDAAATLSATVVPQTGYPYLIETSVTYLLTDDGIEVVHVLTNRSSEPAPVALGTHPFVMIGDVDTHDLVLRVPAATAFETDDRMLPTGTRPADAALRDGIRIGDTSLDTGFTDLARDADGLVRTTLTAPDGRRLTVWQGEGFDYVQVFTTDKYPGQELAVAIEPMTAPADALNSGLGIRRLAPGESWSLRWGIALD from the coding sequence GTGAACTCTGCTCTCCCCACCGGCACCCAGGTACACCTCCAGTCCGGCGCCGTGACGGCGCAGATCGCCCAGGTGGGCGCGTCGCTGCGCTCCCTCCGCATCGGGGGCGTCGACCTGGTCACCGCGTATCCGCTGGACATCCCCACCCCCTCCTGCTCGGGGGTGGTCCTCACGCCGTGGCCGAACCGGGTGCGCGACGGGGTGTGGGATGACGACGGCACGCCCCGGCAGCTCGCGATCACCGAGCCGAAGTTCCACAACGCCAGCCACGGCCTGCTCCGCTTCGTCGCCTATGACATCGACCAGACGGATGCCGCCGCCACACTCAGCGCGACCGTCGTGCCGCAGACGGGGTACCCATACCTGATCGAGACGTCGGTGACCTACCTCCTGACCGACGACGGCATCGAGGTGGTGCACGTGCTGACCAACCGGTCGTCGGAGCCTGCTCCGGTCGCACTCGGCACGCACCCGTTCGTCATGATCGGCGACGTGGACACGCATGACCTGGTACTGCGAGTGCCCGCGGCGACCGCGTTCGAGACGGATGACCGGATGCTGCCCACCGGCACCCGCCCGGCCGATGCGGCTCTGCGCGACGGCATCCGGATCGGCGACACCTCGCTCGACACCGGGTTCACGGACCTTGCCCGCGACGCCGACGGGCTGGTCAGGACCACCCTCACGGCACCCGATGGCCGCCGCCTCACGGTGTGGCAGGGCGAAGGGTTCGACTACGTGCAGGTGTTCACGACCGACAAGTACCCCGGGCAGGAGCTCGCCGTCGCGATCGAGCCGATGACCGCCCCGGCAGATGCGCTGAACAGCGGCCTCGGCATCCGTCGACTGGCCCCCGGTGAGTCCTGGAGCCTCCGCTGGGGCATCGCGCTCGACTGA